The genomic interval GAGCTGACCTTCGGGCTCTACAACAGCCAGCGCCTGCTGCTGATGCTGATCGACAAAGGCCTGAGCCGTGAGGCGGCCTACGACCTGGTGCAACCGGCCGCCATGCAGGCCTGGGACGAAGAGCGGCCGTTCTACGAGATCGTGCGTCAGCACCCGGCCATTACGAAGTACCTCTCGCCGGAAGAAATCGACGAGGCCTTCAACCCGGAATACCACCTGCGCCACGTGGATGAAATCTTCCGGCGCGTCGGGCTGGAATAAGTGCAATTTTTAAAGAATCCGACAAACGTTGACGGATTCCCTTGTGCTTCGGTACTTTGGAATGTTTAAGGGTGCACTCGGACATGCAGAGACCGCCATGCTGACCGATTTTCTTCCGCTGTTTATCATGATCGTGCTGGCCGCCGGGCTGGCCTTTTCACTACTCAAGCTGGCCGAAATCCTGGGGCCGCACCGTCCCAACCCCATCAAGCGCATGCCCTACGAAAGCGGCATGGACCCGGTGGGGACGGCCCGCGAGCGCTACACGGTGAAGTTCTATCTGGTGGCCATGATCTTCATCGTGTTCGACGTGGAGATCGTTTTCCTGTACCCGTGGGCCGTCAGTTACCGGGATTTTCTGGAGGCCGGTGCGGGTCTGGGCGTGCTGGCGGTCGTTGTGTTTTTCCTGATCATTCTGGCCGTCGGCCTGCTCTACGACATCAAAAAGGGCGGGCTGGAGTTCGACTGAAAGGGACCTCCGAAACAGCCCGTGCCCTGGCTCATTAAACCCGTCCGGACCAGGCCTTGAAACCGACCAAGTTGTCCCATGCTGGATCTTCGTGAAGGGTTTCTGACAACGCGGCTGGACGTGCTGCTGAACTGGGCGCGCTCCAATTCGCTCATGCCCATGCCGATGGGCCTGGCCTGCTGCGCCATCGAGATGATGGCCTTTGCGGGGCCCAAGTACGACGTGGCCCGCTTCGGGAGCGAGGCCATGCGCTTTTCGCCCCGTCAGGCCGACCTGATGATCGTGGCGGGCTGGTGCACCTACAAGATGGCCCACGCCATTCGCCGGATCTGGGACCAGATGCCCGATCCGAAGTGGTGCATTGCCATGGGTGCCTGTGCGTCGACGGGCGGCATGCACCGCTGCTACGGCGTGGTGCAGGGCGTCGACAACTTCCTGCCGGTCGACGTCTACATTCCGGGCTGCCCGCCCCGTCCGGAGGCCGTCCTGCACGCGCTGATGGATATTCAGGAGAAGATTCGTAATGAGTATTCGGTGGCGCTGGATTACGCGAAAGGCGAGCCGCGTCCGCCCGCCCCACCGGCGCGGCCGCACGTCCTGTCGCCGGAAGGAGACGAGCCGGTGGCACGCGAAGTATTGCACCGGCCGCTGAAGTCGACCTGAAACTGCCATGGCCGAACAGACCGGAAACGAACGTCCGAAAACGCCCGAGGCGCTGAAGTTCTACTTCACGCCCGTCGATCCGCCCCGTGGGGATGAACTGAACCCCCACGCCAAGGCGAGCACCTACGTGCCCGAGGTGGTGGAAGCCCTGAAGGAGCGCTTTGGCGACGTGATCGAAGAAGTGGAGCTGTACGCGGGCGAGCATACAGTGCGCGTCCGCGCCGACAAGATCGTCGAGGTGTGCCGTTTCCTGAAGGAGGAACAGGGCTTCAACTACCTGGCCGACCTGGGCGGCATCGACCGCTTCACCGACGAGGGGCGCTTCGAGGTGTTCTACAACCTGGTTTCTATCGAGCGGCGCAAGCGCATCCGTCTGAAGGTGCGCGTCGAGGAAGACAACCCGGTGGTGCCTTCGGTGACGTCCGTCTACCGGGCGGCCAACTGGAACGAGCGCGAATGCTACGACATGTTCGGCATTCGCTTCGAAGGGCACCCGGACCTGCGGCGGATGTACATGCCGGAGGACTTCGAGTACCATCCGCTCCGCAAAGAATTTCCGCTGCTGGGCATCCCGGGCTCTCTGCCCCTGCCGCCCCAGACGCCGGGGGGTCCGCTGACGCGCGACCCATTCCCACGGGCGCACGGCTACGTACCGCCGCCGGGCTTCGAGGAGCCTCCGGCCGAAGACGAGGAAGTCTCCGAGCATTGAGTAAGCGACGACCATGAGCACGGCGCCAAGCCTTGTAGGACCCGACCGTCACGGCCTGTTCAACTTCTGGCCCCGCCACAACGAGGCCATCTATCGCCGGCTGGAAACCAAGCACGCCTGGCTGGAAGAACGGCATCGCCCGCCGGGCGGCGACGGGGAGCCCGACCCGCTCGAGCATGAGATGATCCTCAACATCGGGCCCCAGCATCCGGCCACGCACGGCGTGCTCCGGTGCATCGTCAAGCTCGACGGCGAGGTCATGGAAAAGTGCGTGCTCGACCTGGGCTACCTGCACCGGGGCCTGGAAAAGGTGGCCGAGCACAAGACCTACCAGGAGTTCATGCCCTACACCGACCGCATGGACTACCTGTCGCCCTACTCCAACAACGTGGCCTGGTGCCTTGCCGTCGAGAAAGTGGCCGGCATCGAGGTGCCCGAGCGGGCCCAGTGGATCCGCATGATCATGTGCGAGCTGGCCCGCATCTCCAGCCACCTGCTCTGGCTGGGCGTGGGTCTGATGGATGCCGGCGCCGTGTCGGTCTTCCTCTG from Rhodothermus marinus carries:
- a CDS encoding NADH-quinone oxidoreductase subunit B, whose translation is MLDLREGFLTTRLDVLLNWARSNSLMPMPMGLACCAIEMMAFAGPKYDVARFGSEAMRFSPRQADLMIVAGWCTYKMAHAIRRIWDQMPDPKWCIAMGACASTGGMHRCYGVVQGVDNFLPVDVYIPGCPPRPEAVLHALMDIQEKIRNEYSVALDYAKGEPRPPAPPARPHVLSPEGDEPVAREVLHRPLKST
- a CDS encoding NADH-quinone oxidoreductase subunit C translates to MAEQTGNERPKTPEALKFYFTPVDPPRGDELNPHAKASTYVPEVVEALKERFGDVIEEVELYAGEHTVRVRADKIVEVCRFLKEEQGFNYLADLGGIDRFTDEGRFEVFYNLVSIERRKRIRLKVRVEEDNPVVPSVTSVYRAANWNERECYDMFGIRFEGHPDLRRMYMPEDFEYHPLRKEFPLLGIPGSLPLPPQTPGGPLTRDPFPRAHGYVPPPGFEEPPAEDEEVSEH
- a CDS encoding NADH-quinone oxidoreductase subunit A, which gives rise to MLTDFLPLFIMIVLAAGLAFSLLKLAEILGPHRPNPIKRMPYESGMDPVGTARERYTVKFYLVAMIFIVFDVEIVFLYPWAVSYRDFLEAGAGLGVLAVVVFFLIILAVGLLYDIKKGGLEFD